Proteins co-encoded in one Pelodiscus sinensis isolate JC-2024 chromosome 9, ASM4963464v1, whole genome shotgun sequence genomic window:
- the LOC142830688 gene encoding uncharacterized protein LOC142830688 translates to MNTKKNLLGVLYKSLSEKRDTSLRRSGVQTPASGPSHPSQVVVSQSSRVMSSPKPSQVTMSQQPSHRTSQFSRGTAPQTSPVVAPHHSKVVASQAMQGTSQLPRVVAPQPSRGMSQPSRVGASQAPPPAPPVLTPTPPAQPCCHRLSKLQSRGPRQLQQCSSVLWERISNPEKNPFHLPRETVAAESAGRAQGSCSTAKPLPPIQPPAAAASGPATTRAQPKKQVAPKERNPRGAPQARTGPLPNSRLCASLHQQQQQQQLQPQPPQQPQRSSPTRTRSRTIRNRGVAAKPEPEPEVPTTDYTINLTAEATRLLLRRHLENQSGWRNPLGSTTPLPGSQSRAGLDLTSLIKISVVNEQNRYDDEEYEEDPAPGIRNLKLVCRCMEWLQGVEEARREGQLETLPHLDDP, encoded by the exons GTGTTATACAAATCCCTTTCTGAGAAAAGAGACACGTCTCTccggagaag CGGTGTTCAGACTCCAGCATCGGGACCGTCGCATCCTTCCCAAGTGGTGGTGTCGCAGTCCTCCCGGGTGATGTCGTCACCGAAGCCCTCCCAGGTCACAATGTCGCAGCAGCCCTCCCACAGGACATCGCAGTTCTCCCGGGGGACAGCGCCACAGACTTCTCCAGTGGTGGCACCACACCACTCTAAGGTGGTGGCATCGCAGGCAATGCAGGGGACATCGCAACTCCCCCGTGTGGTGGCTCCGCAGCCCTCCCGGGGGATGTCGCAGCCCTCCCGCGTGGGAGCTTCCCAGGCCCCGCCACCCGCTCCTCCCGTCCTCACACCCACTCCTCCggctcagccctgctgccatCGCCTCTCtaagttacagagccggggcccCCGCCAGCTGCAGCAGTGCTCCTCTGTCCTTTGGGAGCGCATCTCAAACCCAGAGAAAAATCCGTTCCACCTGCCCCGGGAGACAGTGGCTGCTGAGTCGGCGGGTAGAGCACAGGGGTCATGCAGCACCGCCAAGCCTCTACCGCCcatccagcctcccgctgctgcGGCCTCTGGCCCCGCCACCACCCGTGCGCAGCCGAAGAAGCAGGTAGCTCCTAAGGAGAGGAATCCacgcggggcaccccaggcgagAACCGGCCCCTTGCCCAACTCCCGCCTCTGCGCCTCCCTgcatcagcagcagcaacaacaacagcTACAGCCACAGCCACCACAGCAGCCACAGAGGTCGAGCCCGACCCGTACCCGCAGCCGCACCATCAGGAACCGAGGTGTGGCGGCGAAGCCGGAGCCGGAGCCTGAGGTCCCCACCACGGACTACACCATCAACCTCACGGCCGAGGCGACCAGGCTGCTGCTGCGCCGCCACCTGGAGAACCAGAGTGGATGGAGGAATCCCTTGGGCAGCACCACACCCCTGCCGGGCTCccagagcagggccggcctggacCTGACCTCGTTAATAAAGATCTCAGTGGTGAATGAGCAGAACCGCTATGATGACGAAGAGTATGAGGAGGATCCGGCGCCAGGGATCAGGAACCTGAAGCTGGTGTGCAGGTGTATGGAGTGGCTGCAAGGGGTGGAGGAAGCGAGGAGAGAGGGCCAGCTGGAAACCTTGCCCCACCTCGATGACCCCTGA